A single window of Callithrix jacchus isolate 240 chromosome 6, calJac240_pri, whole genome shotgun sequence DNA harbors:
- the KLHL41 gene encoding kelch-like protein 41 — MDSQRELAEELRLYQSTLLQDGLKDLLDEKKFIDCTLKAGDKSLPCHRLILSACSPYFREYFLSEIDEAKKKEVVLDNVDPAVLDLIIKYLYSASIDLNDGNVQDIFALASRFQIPSVFTVCVSYLQKRLAPGNCLAILRLGLLLDCPRLAISAREFVSDRFVQICKEEDFMQLSPQELISVISNDSLNVEKEEAVFEAVMKWVRTDKENRVKNLSEVFDCIRFRLMTEKYFKDHVEKDDIIKSNPELQKKIRVLKDAFAGKLPEPSKNVEKSGAGEVNGDVGDEDLLPGYLNDIPRHGMFVKDLILMVNDTAAVAYDPTENECYLTALAEQIPRNHSSIVTQQNQIYVVGGLYVDEENKDQPLQSYFFQLDSIASEWVGLPPLPSARCLFGLGEVDDKIYVVAGKDLQTEASLDSVLCYDPVATKWNEVKKLPIKVYGHNVISHKGMIYCLGGKTDDKKCTNRVFIFSPKKGDWKDVAPMKTPRSMFGVAVHKGKIVIAGGVTEDGLSASVEAFDLTTNKWDVMTEFPQERSSISLVSLAGSLYAIGGFAMIQLESKEFAPTEVNDIWKYEDDKKEWAGMLKEIRYASGASCLATRLNLFKLSKL, encoded by the exons ATGGATTCCCAGCGGGAACTTGCAGAGGAACTGCGGCTTTACCAATCTACCCTTCTTCAGGATGGTCTAAAAGATCTCCTGGATGAGAAAAAATTCATCGATTGCACCCTAAAAGCAGGTGACAAAAGTCTTCCCTGCCACAGATTGATTTTGTCAGCTTGTAGTCCTTACTTCCGTGAGTACTTTTTATCTGAAATTGATGAGGCGAAAAAAAAGGAGGTAGTACTAGATAATGTGGATCCTGCTGTACTTGATTTAATAATCAAATACCTGTACTCTGCCAGTATTGATCTCAATGATGGAAATGTGCAAGATATTTTTGCATTGGCCAGCCGCTTTCAGATCCCCTCAGTGTTTACTGTCTGCGTTTCTTATCTTCAGAAAAGACTTGCTCCTGGTAACTGTCTAGCCATCCTAAGATTAGGACTTCTTCTTGACTGCCCGAGACTCGCCATTTCTGCCCGTGAATTTGTGTCTGATCGCTTTGTACAGATTTGTAAGGAAGAGGACTTTATGCAGCTGTCTCCACAGGAACTGATCTCAGTCATTTCAAATGACAGCCTAAATgtagaaaaagaagaagcagtATTTGAGGCAGTGATGAAATGGGTGCGAACTGACAAGGAAAACAGGGTTAAAAACCTTAGTGAAGTGTTTGATTGTATCCGTTTTCGCCTtatgacagaaaaatattttaaggatcATGTTGAGAAAGATGATATAATTAAAAGCAACCCAGAACtccagaaaaaaatcagagttctAAAAGATGCTTTTGCAGGCAAACTCCCAGAACCTAGCAAAAATGTGGAGAAGTCTGGGGCTGGTGAGGTGAATGGTGATGTTGGTGATGAAGATTTACTTCCTGGTTACCTGAATGACATTCCCAGGCATGGAATGTTTGTAAAAGACCTCATCCTGATGGTTAATGACACAGCAGCAGTGGCTTATGATCCCACAGAAAATGAATGCTACCTTACTGCACTCGCTGAGCAGATTCCCAGAAATCATTCCAGCATTGTTACTCAGCAAAATCAGATATATGTGGTAGGAGGACTATATgtggatgaagaaaataaggaTCAACCTCTACAGTCATACTTCTTCCAG ctcGATAGCATAGCATCTGAATGGGTTGGACTTCCACCTCTGCCTTCAGCCAGGTGTCTCTTCGGTCTGGGAGAGGTAGATGATAAAATCTATGTAGTTGCAGGCAAAGATCTTCAAACAGAGGCTTCGCTGGATTCAGTATTATGCTATGATCCTGT GGCTACAAAATGGAACGAAGTAAAAAAACTTCCTATCAAAGTCTATGGCCATAATGTGATTTCACATAAAGGGATGATATATTGTCTAGGAGGAAAGACAGATGACAA AAAATGTACAAACAGAGTGTTTATCTTCAGCCCCAAAAAAGGAGATTGGAAAGACGTGGCTCCAATGAAAACTCCTCGTTCCATGTTTGGAGTAGCAGTCCATAAAGGCAAAATTGTGATTGCAGGAGGTGTCACTGAAGATGGTCTTTCAGCTTCAGTTGAAGCTTTTGACCTTACAACCAATAA ATGGGATGTAATGACTGAATTTCCCCAAGAAAGAAGCTCCATCAGTTTGGTCAGCCTGGCTGGATCTCTGTATGCGATTGGTGGTTTTGCTATGATTCAACTGGAGTCTAAAGAATTTGCACCCACTGAAGTCAATGACATATGGAA GTATGAAGATGATAAAAAAGAATGGGCTGGGATGTTGAAGGAAATACGCTATGCTTCAGGAGCTAGTTGCCTAGCAACACGTTTAAATCTCTTCAAACTGTCTAAACTATGA